A genomic region of Conger conger chromosome 6, fConCon1.1, whole genome shotgun sequence contains the following coding sequences:
- the slc5a12 gene encoding sodium-coupled monocarboxylate transporter 2, which translates to MAFRESRERTFWAADYAVFAALFVVCSGIGIFFAVKERKRATSQEFLVGGRQMSCGPVALSLTASFMSAVTILGTPADVYRFGGGFIFFGIAFLFVVIFSAEVFVPVFYRSGITSTYEYLEQRFSKGVRMAATLIYMVQTILYTGIVVYAPALALNQVTGFHLWGSVFATGIVCTFYCTLGGLKAVVWTDTFQMGVMVVGFLAVLIQGCSLAGGVQEVWQTAQQGSRLDILDFDPDPLRRHTFWTVSIGGTFTWLGIYGVNQSTIQRCISCKSERHAKMALYLNLLGLLVIIFCAVMSGLIMYAFYAQCDPWSAGLVEASDQLMPYFVMEILEDYPGLPGLFVACAFSGTLSTVAASINALATVTYEDFVKQYCDLTDKAGTWVSKGLCVVFGVVCTTMAVAASFMGGIVQAALSIHGMCGGPMLGLFSLGILFPCTNTKGAAGGLVLGITLSFWAGIGAFIYPALDSKTRPLPLTTGGCTAQNSSTVNTTVPPLTSQTTSLRPLLADYWYSMSYLYYSAVGYIATVAGGLLITWLTGSVAEEVKPWLIRPVCDLCCFWSEEYKRMCWCGVDHKEDSLDLVHSEERPPDHEMDPVGPGERYDLQKTSYINAEFIKDIHL; encoded by the exons ATGGCGTTCCGGGAGTCCAGAGAAAGGACCTTCTGGGCCGCAGACTACGCTGTGTTTGCGGCCCTGTTCGTGGTCTGCTCAGGAATAGGGATCTTCTTCGCagtgaaggagaggaagagggcgaCTTCGCAGGAGTTTCTGGTGGGAGGAAGGCAGATGTCCTGTGGCCCCgtggccctctctctcaccgccAGCTTCATGTCGGCGGTGACGATCCTGGGAACCCCCGCCGATGTGTACCGATTTGGGGGTGGCTTTATTTTCTTTGGCATTGCCTTCCTGTTTGTGGTGATATTCTCAGCTGAGGTTTTTGTGCCTGTTTTCTACAGGTCAGGAATCACCAGCACATATGAG TATTTGGAGCAGAGGTTCTCTAAAGGAGTCCGAATGGCTGCCACTCTCATCTATATGGTGCAGACG ATCTTGTACACAGGAATAGTGGTGTACGCCCCAGCCCTCGCCCTCAATCAAG TGACGGGCTTCCACCTGTGGGGCTCCGTATTTGCTACTGGCATCGTCTGCACGTTTTACTGCACCCTG GGGGGCCTGAAGGCCGTGGTGTGGACAGACACGTTTCAGATGGGGGTGATGGTGGTGGGCTTCCTGGCCGTGCTGATCCAGGGCTGCAGCCTGGCAGGGGGGGTGCAGGAGGTGTGGCAGACAGCCCAGCAGGGCTCCAGGCTGGACATCCTTGA CTTTGACCCTGACCCCCTGCGGCGTCACACGTTCTGGACCGTGTCCATCGGGGGCACGTTCACCTGGCTGGGGATCTACGGCGTGAACCAGTCCACCATCCAGAGGTGCATCTCCTGCAAATCTGAGAGACATGCCAAGAT GGCTTTGTACTTAAATCTTTTGGGTCTTTTGGTGATTATATTTTGTGCAGTCATGTCTGGTCTCATCATGTATGCTTTCTACGCACAATGTGACCCCTGGTCTGCTGGACTGGTGGAGGCATCCGACCAG CTGATGCCTTATTTTGTTATGGAAATCTTGGAAGATTATCCTGGACTTCCAGGACTGTTTGTGGCCTGTGCCTTCAGTGGGACATTGAG TACTGTGGCTGCCAGCATCAACGCCCTGGCGACTGTAACCTATGAAGACTTTGTCAAACAGTACTGTGACCTCACTGACAAAGCTGGAACCTGGGTCAGCAAGGGACTGT GTGTGGTCTTTGGAGTGGTCTGCACCACCATGGCTGTGGCAGCATCGTTCATGGGGGGAATCGTACAG GCAGCACTGAGCATCCATGGGATGTGTGGGGGTCCCATGCTTGGTCTCTTCTCCCTGGGGATCCTGTTCCCCTGCACTAACACCAAG GGGGCTGCAGGGGGCCTGGTCCTGGGCATCACTCTGTCCTTCTGGGCAGGCATTGGGGCCTTTATCTACCCCGCTCTGGACAGCAAGACCCGACCCCTGCCTCTCACCACCGGGGGATGCACTGCTCAGAACAGCTCCACTGTTAACACAACCGTTCCACCACTGACATCCCAAACCACATCGCTCAG GCCGTTGCTGGCGGACTACTGGTACTCCATGTCCTATCTGTACTACAGTGCTGTGGGCTACATCGCCACCGTCGCAGGGGGCTTGCTGATCACCTGGCTCACAG GCTCCGTTGCTGAGGAGGTGAAACCCTGGCTGATACGACCAGTTTGTGACCTCTGCTGCTTCTGGTCTGAGGAGTACAAGAGGATGTGTTGGTGCGGGGTGGATCATAAGGAGGACAGCCTG GATTTGGTCCACTCAGAGGAAAGACCCCCAGACCATGAGATGGACCCTGTGGGACCAGGAGAGAGATACGACCTGCAGAAGACATCCTACATCAACGCAGAGTTCATAAAGGACATACATCTTTGA